TTACTCTTTATAAAGGCAATAAAAAAAGAGCCAAATGTTTGGCTCTTCTTCATGTTTATAACAATTTATTGTACTGTGTCAGGGAAATAACGACGTACTTGAGAAGTCACGTTATGACTCATAATTACCTTAGCATAATCATTTAAATATACTTCAGATTTATCTGTAGGAGAAGCAAATTCTAATAGTTGGCTATAACTATCATTGATAACTTCTTGGTCTACTGATTTATCAAAGTATATTGCATAATAATATTCATTATTAAGACTAAATAATAAGTCTTCAAACTCAGATACACCGATATTGTTATGATAAGCATAACTAATAACTTCTTCTAAGTCGTTAAATTTCACTATAACTGTGCGTATATTTTGTCGTTTAGACTCGTTTTGTTTTTTACTATTATTATTTGGAGCTTCATTTTTTTGTTCTAATAGGTCTTCTAGACTCTCTTCTTGATCAAATGTTTGTGATAAGATATCACTAACTTGATAGTCCATTTGTTCATTAGCTTCTTCTTCAGACATATTCATTAAATCTTCATTCTTAGATTTAGAAATTGTAACTTCTACGCCTTTTTCAAAAGCATGAACTTGAATCCATAAAGGACCCTCTACGACAAAGTCTTCTTCCTCATTAACTTCTTCCATCATATTCCAAAAAAATTCTTCTCCACGCTTACGATTAGTCCATAAATCTTCACGTTTGAAACCTCTAGCTTCTATGTCGCTATACGTAATAAATAATTTAACTGTTGTATCGTCAACACGCTCTATTCTCATATCATCTCACTCCTTACAGTCGATGAATAGTAATCATATTGTAGTAGAACGTAGTAAGAATTACAATAAATTTGTTTGATTAATTTTTACTATTTTCTATCGATTCCTTATATTAACATATACCCCAAAATATACCAAAAAAACAGCACTCATCATCCCGGTGCTGTTACAATTAGTTACATTATATTGGTGATTTATATTTCAAACTATACAATAAAAGTCATAAAACTACGAATTAAAGATTATAATCATCAAACGTTGTCTTATGACTCCTTATTATATATTAAAATTAATCAACCATACGTTGCGCTTCTTGCAATTGGAAAGTACGGACTTTTCTTGGCAAGAATCTTCTGATTTCGTCTTCGTTATAACCAACTTGTAAACGTTTGTCGTCTAAAATAATTGGACGACGTAATAATCCAGGGTTATCTTGAATAATTGCATATAAGTCTTGAAGTGGAAGTGCATCAATATCCACGTTTAATTTTTGGTAAGTTTTAGAACGTGTAGAGATAATTTCATCTGTACCATCTTCAGTCATTTTTAAAATTTGTTTAATTTCATCAATTGTTAAGTGTTCAGAAAAAATGTTACGCTCCGTATACGGAATGTCATGTTCTTGTAACCATGCTTTCGCTTTACGGCAAGATGTGCAACTTGGTGAAGTAAATAATGTTACCATACATCTCACTCTCCTATTATCATGAATAAAATTCATTGTTTAAATTATTTATATGATTAAGATTTAGTTGAAAACTAATTAAAATTTATATCTTAACCTTACATAACTATATTATACTGCCCTAAGATTAAAATTAAATGAGAAATTCTTTAAATTCTAAATTTTTTTAGAAATTAGTAAAATTTCTTTGTTTAATTTACACATAGAAACACTATGTATTAAGTGTAACATAACTTACAAATGATTGAAATACTGTTATAATGTATAATAAATCAGAAAAAAATAGAAAGTGGGCATCATTAATGGAAACTCTTTTTTCAGGTATCCAACCTAGTGGTATACCAACAATAGGAAATTATATCGGTGCATTAAAACAATTTAGTGAAGTACAAGATAATTACAATTGTTATTTTTGTATTGTTGATCAACATGCCATTACGGTACCTCAAGATCGTTTAAAACTACGCAAGCAAATTCGACAACTCGCAGCAATCTATTTAGCATCAGGCATTGATCCTGAAAAATCAACGCTATTTATTCAATCTGAAGTTCCTGCACATGTACAAGCAAGTTGGATGTTAACGACAATTGCCTCTATAGGTGAGCTAGAACGCATGACTCAATTTAAAGATAAATCACAAAAACAAGTGGACGGCGTACCAGCAGGATTACTTACATATCCGCCACTTATGGCTGCTGATATTGTAATTTACAATACTAATATTGTCCCTGTCGGGGAAGACCAAAAACAACATATGGAATTAACACGTAATTTAGTAGATCGTTTTAATAGCCGTTACAATGATATCCTTATTAAACCTGAAATACGCATGCCAAAAGTTGGTGGCCGTGTAATGAGTTTACAAGACCCAACTAAAAAAATGAGTAAAAGTGATGATAACCAGAAAAACTTCATTTCATTATTAGACGAACCTAATGTTGCAGCTAAGAAAATTAAAAGTGCAGTTACAGATTCTGATGGCGTGATTAAATTTGATCGTGAACAAAAACCTGGTATTACAAACTTATTATCTATTTACTCCAGTTTAACTGATGAATCTATAGACGAATTAGTCGCAAAATATAAAGATTCAAATTATGGTACATTCAAAGCCGATTTAGCAGAAATCGTTAAAGAATTCCTTACAACTTTCCAAGAAAAATATAATGACTATTATAATTCAGATAAATTAGACGATATATTAGATGATGGTAGAGATAAAGCACATAAAGCTTCATTTAAAACATTAAAGAAAATGGAAAAAGCTATGGGCTTAGGACGCAAAAGATAATAAATAATAAGAGGCAAACAATTTTAAAGTTTGCCTCTTTTTTAATTGAAAAACCCTTCGAGAATTATCTCGAAGGGTCATTTTAATTATTTATCTTTTTTCTTTTTACCTGTTTTTCTATCGATACTTTTATCGATGTAAGCATCTTTTAATGTATAATCGCCACCAAATTGATGGTAATGAATACCTTTAACTTGTGGATTAGTTAAATGGGCTTCACCTTTTTGGTATATAGGCGCGATTGGTGCTTCATGTAAAAGTAATTCTTCAGCTTTTTTCATTGCCGCGTTACGTTCTTTCGTTTTCTTCAGTAACGGACCATTTGCCTCTTTAGTTAATTTGTCATATTCTTTACTACCCCAACCAGTGTTGTTTTGTGAATTACCAGTCGTCATCGTATCTAAGAATGTTAATGGATCTGGATAGTCAGGGCCCCAACCAGATAGTGATGCTTCGTAGTTACCTGATTGTTCTCTTGTTACCCTTTGTTTAAATGGTAACTGCTTAATTTTCATAGTTACACCTGGTAAATTCTTTTCAATCTGAGATTTAATATACTCTGCAGAAATTTTTGAATCTGGTGTATCTTCAGTATTAAGTGTAAAAGTAAGATTTTTAATACCTAACTCTTTTTTAGCTTTTGCAAGGTTAGCTTTAGCTGCTTTAGGATTAAATGTTAACGGTGAATTAATTGAATCAGCAAAGTCTTTACCATCCGGTGTTTTAGCAGTTAATTTAGATGTGAAACCATCTACTGGCGCTGAACCATCATTTTTAACGCTATCAACATAACCTTGCTTATCAATGGCTTGTGAAATCGCTAAACGCATTTGTTTGTTTTTAAATGCTGGTACTTCTTTTTGATTTAGTTTAATAAAGAATGTACTTGCTAATAATCGTTTTGTAAGTGCAGGCTTACCTTTATATTTATCTACTTGATCAGCTGTAATACCTGTATCATCTGTAGAACCTGTTTCAAATAATGAAGCGCCTGCTTGTTGGTCTTTAAGAATTTTATAGTTTACTCGATCTAAACGGACGTGTTTTTTGTCCCAGTAATCATCATTTTTCACAAGTTGGATTTTATCTTCAACTCTCCATTCTTTTATTTTGAATGGACCATTATAAACTGTTTTATCAGCTTTTGTACCATATTGTTCACCGTATTTCTCTACCGCATGTTTATTAACTGGCATAAATATACCGAACGTTAATAATTCATCAATATAAGGTATCGGTTTAGTCAATTCTACTTTTAACGTATGGTCGTCTACTGCCTTAACACCTAAATCTTTAACTTTCTTTTTACCCATATTTACTTCTTCAGCGTTTTTAATATCATACATTATGTAAGCATATTCGGCACCTGTATTTGGATTTATAGCTCGTCGCCAAGAATAGACGAAGTCTTGAGCATTTACTGGTTCACCGTTAGACCATTTGGCATCTTTACGTAATTTAATCGTTAACGTTTTACCACCATTTGATTTCTTCGGCATTTCTTTAGCCACACCTGGAATTGCCTTATCATTTTTATCTAATGTATATAAACCTTCAAAGACTTGGTTGAAAATTGTAAAAGATACATTATCTGATACTTGAGATGTATCTAAAGATGCCATATCTTGTGATATAACTTTTCTATATACTTGTCCTTTGTCTGAATAAATACCATTTCCATTACCACAACCTGCTAGAAAAGTTACAAATGCAATTATTATTATTGGTAATTTGAATTTTTTCATCGAACTCCCCCTTCCCCTTTATAGTTGAGTTTGCGTATAATCTGCTGTTAAATTTTTCGCTTCGTCGTTAGTAACAAACACATAATGTCCTGGTGTTATTTCTTGCAATGAACGTTCGTTATTTTTTGCTGCATCTTCTTTATAAACGATTCTTTTACGTTCTTTCTCTGAATCTGGATCTGGTTGTGGAATTGCCGATAATAAAGACTTTGTATAAGGATGTAACGGATTATGATATATCTCATCTGAAGGTCCTAATTCAACAATTTTCCCAAAGTGCATTACCGCAATTCTATCGGAAATATATTTCACCATTGATAAATCATGGGCAATGAATAAGAATGTAATACCATGTTCACGTTGTAATTTTAACAATAAATTAACAACTTGAGCTTGGATTGATACGTCTAAAGCCGAAATCGGTTCATCTGCAATAATAAATTCTGGTTCTACTGCCAATGCACGAGCAATACCAATTCTTTGTCGTTGACCACCTGAAAATTCATGCGGATATCTATTAGCATGTTCTTTACTTAAACCTACCGTTTCCAACATGTCATAAACACGTTTTTTTCTTTCTCTCGTAGAGGAAGCTAATTTATGAATGTCGATACCTTCGCCAACTATATCCATTACTTTTAATCTTGGATTTAACGATGCATATGGATCTTGGAAAATCATTTGAATTTTTTTATTAAATTTTAATAAGTCTTTTCTATTTTTAATCTTTTGAATATCGACACCTTCATATAGGATTTCGCCATCCGTAATATCATTTAATTTAATAATCGCTTTACCAGTCGTTGATTTCCCACAACCTGACTCACCAACTAAACCAAATGTTTCCCCTTTATAAATATCAAATGAAATATTTTCTATAGCGCGAACTTCATTTTTCTTTCCTTCATTGAAATACTGTTTTAGATTTTTTACTTCTAATAAAGTTTCCTTATTATTGACCATCGAACGACACCCTTTCTACCTGTTGAGGCTTATCGTAATTATTAGGCATGCTACGCAAACGTTGTTGCACCATTAAAGGCGGGTCAACATGTGGTGCACGTTCATCTAAAAGCCAAGATTTAACAAAGTGTGTAGGTGACACTTTAAACCACGGTGGCGTTTCTTTAAAATCAACATCCAATGCAAATTTACTACGTCGCGCAAAGGCATCTCCTTTTGGTGGATGTAATAAATCCGGTGGCGTTCCTGGTATAGCTAATAATTCTGTATCAGACCCAGTTGTTAAATCAGGCATCGATGATAGTAATCCCCATGTATAAGGATGCTTTGGATCATAAAATATCTCACTCGCATCGCCAGTTTCGACCATCTGTCCACCATACATAACTGCTACTCTATCAGCAATATTCGCGACTACACCTAGGTCATGTGTAATAAAGATGATTGAAGTATCAATTTTATCTTGTAATTCTTTCATCAAGTCTAAAATTTGCGCCTGCATCGTTACGTCTAATGCTGTCGTCGGTTCGTCAGCAATAAGGACTTTAGGTTCACAAGCTAATGCTGTTGCAATAACAATTCTTTGTCTTTGTCCACCAGAGAATTGGTGCGGATAAGCCCCAAATCGTTGCTCTGCATTAGGTAAACCAACTAAATTTAAAATTTCAAGTGCTCTTTGCTTAGCTTTAGATTTCGTATAATTTCTATGTTTCATCAGTGGTTCCATTACTTGTTTACCAATTTTCATCGTTGGGTTTAATGAAGTCATAGGATCTTGGAAAATCATTGAAATATCTTTACCACGTAGTTTAATAAGCTCTTGCTCACTCTTTTTCGCTAAGTCTTCGCCAAGAAAATCTATCTTACCTTTTTTAATTCTTCCAGTGTCTCCTTGGAATAGTTTAGTTATCGCCTTTGTTGTTACTGATTTCCCAGAACCAGATTCACCAACGATAGCTAAAGTTTCCCCTTTGTCTAAATAAAAATCTACACCTCTTACTGCTTGCACTTCCCCTGCGTCAATGTCAAAGGAAACATGCAAGTCGCTCACTTCTAATATTCTTTCTGACATAATAAATGCCTCCTTTGTTATTTACGCATTTTAGGGTCAAACGCATCGCGTAAGCCGTCACTAAATAGATAGAAGAATAAAATTAATAAACTTAAAACAATTGCCGGTATAAATAATTCGTGTGGGTTAATGAGTAACATAGAACGTCCGTCATTCACGAGTGAACCAAGTGAAGTTTTAGGCGCCGGAACCCCAATACCGATAAAACTTAAAAATGCTTCGAAGAAAATCGCACTTGGCACTGTAAACATAGAAGTTACAACTATTGAACCTAGAGTATTAGGTAAAATATGTTTGAAAATCAATTTAGTTTTTGAACTACCTAATGTTTTAGATGCTAATACGAATTCTTGTGTTTTTAATTTTAAGAATTCTCCACGTACGACACGGCTCATCCCTATCCAACCGGTAATAGCCATCGCTAAAATAATTGTCCAAATTGATGGCTCAAATATCAAGACGAATAAAATTACGACGATTAAGTTAGGTATTGATGCAATGATTTCAATGATACGTTGCATAATATTATCAATTCTTCCGCCAAAAAATCCTGAAATCGCACCGTAGACAACACCGATAAAAATATCTAATATAGCAGCCACGACACCGATAAATAATGATACTTGTGTCCCTTGCCAAGTTCTTGTCCATAAATCTCTACCTAATTGGTCTGTCCCAAACCAATAGTTTTGTTTAACGCCAGCCTCTTTATAAGCATTTACACCTTGCGCGCCTTCACCATCGAATGGTAAAAAAGAAACTTTATCCAACACTGGTACTTTAGGTGGTAAATTTCTTCCTTGCACGTTTTGATCGGCATAACCGTGTGAACTAATCATTGGCCCAACAAATGCTAGGATAATAATTACAATTAATCCAATCATCCCAACTACCGCTAATTTATTTCTTTTTAATTGGCTCCAAGCGTCCTGCCAAAAGTTTTTACTTTCTCTTTGAATTTCAGGTTCTTTTTCTATGTCTGCATTACTACGTACAAAGTCCTCGGCCATAATTGCATTTGAAGCATTTGCCATTACAGCATTTGAAGGTTCATGATTTTCGAAATTATTGTTATTTTCTGCCATTATTTCTTACCTCCTTGTACACGTATACGTGGATCAATCACGCCATATAAAATGTCTACAATGAAGATAGAAACAATGAATAATGTACTAAATAATATAGTTGTCGCCATAATCACTGGAAAATCGTTTGTAGTTATAGAACGAACAAATTGATCCCCTAGACCAGGCACACCAAATATATTTTCAATTGTTAATGTCCCTGTCAAAATTCCTGCTAACATAGGTACGATTATTGTAATTACTGGTATCAATGCATTTCTTAACGCATGTCCGAATAATACTCTCATAGTAGAGTTCCCTTTGGCTCTAGCCATTAAAATATAATCGGAACTTAATACCTCTATCATCTCTGCTCTTATGTATCTCGCAACGGTAGCCAAAACAGTAGCCGAAAGTGCTAATGATGGTAGTACAGCTGTTGAAATGCCTTCCCAACCTGCAACTGGGAACCAATTTAATCTCACTGAGAATGCATATTGCAATAATACGGCTAATACGAATGATGGTACTGACACTGCTATAACTGATATTACGGTGGCTGTATAGTCTACCCAGGTGTTTTGCCGAACAGCAGCAACTACTCCTAAAAATAGACCTAATACAACACCAATAACCATTGCCGAAAGCCCCATTTCCATAGATGGTACCAATCTGTGTTTAACTAAGTCCCAAACTGGTTGGTTATTATATTGGAACGAATTACCGAAATCTCCAGTTACAACGTTTTTCAAATAATGACCATACTGAACTGCGACTGGATCATTCAATCCATACTTTTCATTCAATATTTGTTTTTGCTCATCATTTAATTTTTGGTCATTAAATGGTGAACCTGGCATAAGCTTCATTAGGAAAAAGGTAATTGTAATAATAATAAACAATGACAACACCATGTAACCTAATCGTTTTAAAACATATTTAAGCATAAATCCATCCCCCTTAACTTTTCAAAATTAACATTCCTTTCAAAATTTTCAGAAATATTAATATTATTATATATTTCTTTTACGTATTAATCAATATAGTTTTGCTTCACATTATTAAAGCGGATAATTTATATCAACGATATATTTTTGAGTTAACAGCTTATTTTAACCTTCATATAAAAATCTATTCAGTTTTAATTTGTATTCGGTTACAATTAATATAATAAGGTTTGGGAGGATTTTTATGCAGTTATTTCGTAAATTAATAATTTGGATTTTATTAGCACCACTATTTTCTTGTTTAATATGGATTTTCAGCGATAAATCTTTTATAGATTTTTTAAATATATTATTTTATACATCAGCCGTATTAAGTATCATTACTTTCGTTCTTATAATTGTACAAGATGGTGTATTTGACGTAACAAGTTATGGTTTCCGTAAATTAAAATATCAATTTTCCACAAAAAAGCAACGTGCATCTATGTCAAACGATGACTTTTTCAATCCTCAACAAGTTAAAAAAGACAATTATGTTGTCACATCATGGGTCAAATATGCATTTTTAATCAATTTAAGCTATTTTGCTATTACTATTATTATTAGTTTCTTAATATAAAAAAAGGAGTAACGACATCGCATCGATATCGTCACTCCTTTTTTATAATTATTAGCTTGATTCGTCTATATTAGGATTCATAAACAAGGCATAGTATAGCAAAATAAAGCCTATTAATACGACGGCAGCAACATAGATGGACATCATCCAAGGTGCTAAAAATGCACCAAGTATCAAGCCAAATCTAGCTAAAATTTGTGCTCCATTGTTAGAAACCATATTAAAAGTTGCGTAAGTACTTCTTTGATCGTTTGGGATCATTAAGAAGCGACGTGCGTTTTGTATCGGAGAATAAATCAATTCACCTAACGTTGCTATTATCGCAAATAAACACAGTACCCATACATTATTCGCAGAGGTCAAAATGGCGTATCCAAGCGTATACAATACGATTCCAATTTTAAAAACGTCTTTTTTAGAAGTACTTGCTATCATTTTATTAACGGTAAAAGTTAAAGTTGCCACTACAACTGTATTGATAATCATAATTAACGTAAACATTCGTACGCCATCGACCGTAAAACCAAGTAACTGAAATGGTTCGAATTGTTTTTTTAATCTTACGACAACATAAGAATTTAAGCTTAATTCCGCCATCATAACCATTAAATAGCCTAATGTTAATATCATGTAATACTTATCTTTAATAACTACATGATAGCTTTGTAAAAAGTGCTTTAATTTTGACGTTAAATCATCTTTTTGTTTAAATACTTGCCCTACATGATAAAATTTAGCAAATAAATACCAACTGATTAACATAGCAACTAAAAACAATATAAATAATAGGCGTTTATGACTTAAGTATAACAATGCACCTAACATCATACCGATAGCCGTGCCAATATTAAACATCCAATACATTAATTGATAAACATATTCTCTTACTTCTTCATAAATTGCGTCCATTACGGCCGCTTCGAAAATAGGCTCACTCGCAGCGAACAATAATTCGAAAAGAAAAATCACAATGCAAAATATAACCAACCCAACTCCATCCATCGTTACCGTTATACTTAGAATAATTAAACTTACTGCATACAAAATATGCGCCCAATTTAATACTTTTTTCCGCGACAAATTATCCCCTATATAACCACCAATAAAAGTAACCATAAAGCCAACGATAATATTGATAATTAAAAATGTTCCTGCAAACACAGCATTAACTTTACTCGTTAAATAAAGTGCGATAAATGGCATAATCGCCTGACTCGCAATAATAAGCACAAAATCGGCAAGTAATCTCGTTTTTAAAGTTGTAGTTAAAGTAAAAAATCTCCCCATGTTGTAAACACCTCTATACTGCCTTTTAGTATTGAGCTTATCTTATCATTAATCACTAATTATGAAAACATGCTTAATATTGCACAATCTAATGTCTGCGGATTAATACCACTTTAATGCTACAAAATAAAAAAAGCTTTCCACTAAAAATGGAAAGCTTAAATAATATCAATTATTCGCTAAATTTTTTAAATACTAATACAGCATTATGTCCACCAAAACCTAAACTGTTACTCATAGCATAAGTAATGTCTAAATCTTGTGCTGTGTTAGGTACGAAGTCTAAATCACATTCTGGATCAGGTGATTCAACGTGAATTGTTGGCGCAATACGGCTATCTCTAATAGATAATGCTGAGAATATTGCTTCAATACCACCAGTTGCACCCAATAAGTGACCAGTCATTGATTTTGTTGAACTTACTTTAAGTGATTTAGCAGCGTCACCGAATGTATTTTTAATTGCTTGTACTTCTGTTAAGTCGCCTACTGGTGTACTCGTTCCGTGTGCATTTAAATATTGGATATCTTTAGCTTCGATACCAGCATCGTCAATGGCTGCTTGCATTGCACGTGAACCGCCTTCACCTTCTGGTGCTGGAGCAGTAATATGATAAGCATCACCAGTTGAACCGTAACCTACAACTTCTGCATAAATATTAGCACCTCTTGCTTGAGCTGCTTCTAATGATTCAAGTACAACTATTCCAGCGCCTTCACCCATAACGAAGCCATCACGACCAATTTGGAATGGTCTACAAGCTGTTTCAGGGTCGTCATTTGTTGATAATGCACGACTTGCGCTAAAGCCAGCAATTGCCATATCAGTAATCGGCGCTTCAGTACCACCTGTAATCATGGCATCAGCATCGCCACGTTGTATAATTTTGAATGCTTCACCAATTGAGTTCGTTCCAGTCGCACAAGCTGTAACTGTAGAACCATTAGGACCTTTAGCACCTAAGTCTATTGACACTTGTCCAGTCGCCATATCTGGAATTAACATAGGAACGAAGAAAGGACTAACACGTCTTGGTCCTTTATTTAATAATGTATTATGTGCATTTTCAAATGTTTCCATACCACCAATACCAGCACCAATCCATACACCGATATTGTTAGCATTATCTTCATTAATTTCTAATTTAGCATCTTGAACCGCTTCTCTAGCCGCAACTAATGCATATTGAGTGAAACGGTCCATACGTCTCGCTTCTTTTTTCTCAATAAAGTTCTCAATATTGAAATCCTTTAATTCACCTGCTAAATGTACATTATAAGGATCTGTATCAATTCGAGTTATTTTATCTATTCCGTTAACGCCATTCAAAGCATTTTCCCAAGAAGTTTTGGCATCATTACCAATTGGTGATAATACACCTACACCAGTAATAACGACACGTTGTGCTTTACTCATAAATTTACCTCCTATTTACCCCATCTTAATGTAATGGCACCCCAAGTAAGGCCACCGCCAAATCCTACAAAAACAAGGACATCATCATCTTTTATTTTATTATTTTCTAATTCTTGAGCCACACTTAATGGTATCGATGCAGCAGACGTATTTCCATATTTATCTACAGAAACACTCATTTTAGATTTATCTAGTCCTAAACGTTCACGTGCAGACTCCATAATACGTATGTTAGCTTGATGCGGCACAAACATATCAACATCTTCTGGCTGTAAGCCTGCCTTAGCAACAGCTTTATTTGAAGCCTCGCCCATAATTCTAACCGCGAACTTAAATACTTCACGACCGTTCATGAAAATTTTACCATTTTCTGGATTTAAATATAAATATTCTCCACCTGAACCATCTGAACCTAGTTCATAACTTAATATGCCTCTACCTTCAGATACTTCACCAATTATAGCAGCACCGGCACCATCGCCGAAAAGAATTGCTGTGGAACGGTCTGTCATATCTGTTATTTTAGATAATTTATCGGCACCAACAACTAAAATATTTTTAT
The Staphylococcus kloosii genome window above contains:
- the mecA gene encoding adaptor protein MecA; translated protein: MRIERVDDTTVKLFITYSDIEARGFKREDLWTNRKRGEEFFWNMMEEVNEEEDFVVEGPLWIQVHAFEKGVEVTISKSKNEDLMNMSEEEANEQMDYQVSDILSQTFDQEESLEDLLEQKNEAPNNNSKKQNESKRQNIRTVIVKFNDLEEVISYAYHNNIGVSEFEDLLFSLNNEYYYAIYFDKSVDQEVINDSYSQLLEFASPTDKSEVYLNDYAKVIMSHNVTSQVRRYFPDTVQ
- a CDS encoding ABC transporter ATP-binding protein → MSERILEVSDLHVSFDIDAGEVQAVRGVDFYLDKGETLAIVGESGSGKSVTTKAITKLFQGDTGRIKKGKIDFLGEDLAKKSEQELIKLRGKDISMIFQDPMTSLNPTMKIGKQVMEPLMKHRNYTKSKAKQRALEILNLVGLPNAEQRFGAYPHQFSGGQRQRIVIATALACEPKVLIADEPTTALDVTMQAQILDLMKELQDKIDTSIIFITHDLGVVANIADRVAVMYGGQMVETGDASEIFYDPKHPYTWGLLSSMPDLTTGSDTELLAIPGTPPDLLHPPKGDAFARRSKFALDVDFKETPPWFKVSPTHFVKSWLLDERAPHVDPPLMVQQRLRSMPNNYDKPQQVERVSFDGQ
- the spxA gene encoding transcriptional regulator SpxA — its product is MVTLFTSPSCTSCRKAKAWLQEHDIPYTERNIFSEHLTIDEIKQILKMTEDGTDEIISTRSKTYQKLNVDIDALPLQDLYAIIQDNPGLLRRPIILDDKRLQVGYNEDEIRRFLPRKVRTFQLQEAQRMVD
- the opp3b gene encoding oligopeptide ABC transporter permease yields the protein MLKYVLKRLGYMVLSLFIIITITFFLMKLMPGSPFNDQKLNDEQKQILNEKYGLNDPVAVQYGHYLKNVVTGDFGNSFQYNNQPVWDLVKHRLVPSMEMGLSAMVIGVVLGLFLGVVAAVRQNTWVDYTATVISVIAVSVPSFVLAVLLQYAFSVRLNWFPVAGWEGISTAVLPSLALSATVLATVARYIRAEMIEVLSSDYILMARAKGNSTMRVLFGHALRNALIPVITIIVPMLAGILTGTLTIENIFGVPGLGDQFVRSITTNDFPVIMATTILFSTLFIVSIFIVDILYGVIDPRIRVQGGKK
- a CDS encoding peptide ABC transporter substrate-binding protein translates to MKKFKLPIIIIAFVTFLAGCGNGNGIYSDKGQVYRKVISQDMASLDTSQVSDNVSFTIFNQVFEGLYTLDKNDKAIPGVAKEMPKKSNGGKTLTIKLRKDAKWSNGEPVNAQDFVYSWRRAINPNTGAEYAYIMYDIKNAEEVNMGKKKVKDLGVKAVDDHTLKVELTKPIPYIDELLTFGIFMPVNKHAVEKYGEQYGTKADKTVYNGPFKIKEWRVEDKIQLVKNDDYWDKKHVRLDRVNYKILKDQQAGASLFETGSTDDTGITADQVDKYKGKPALTKRLLASTFFIKLNQKEVPAFKNKQMRLAISQAIDKQGYVDSVKNDGSAPVDGFTSKLTAKTPDGKDFADSINSPLTFNPKAAKANLAKAKKELGIKNLTFTLNTEDTPDSKISAEYIKSQIEKNLPGVTMKIKQLPFKQRVTREQSGNYEASLSGWGPDYPDPLTFLDTMTTGNSQNNTGWGSKEYDKLTKEANGPLLKKTKERNAAMKKAEELLLHEAPIAPIYQKGEAHLTNPQVKGIHYHQFGGDYTLKDAYIDKSIDRKTGKKKKDK
- a CDS encoding ABC transporter ATP-binding protein is translated as MVNNKETLLEVKNLKQYFNEGKKNEVRAIENISFDIYKGETFGLVGESGCGKSTTGKAIIKLNDITDGEILYEGVDIQKIKNRKDLLKFNKKIQMIFQDPYASLNPRLKVMDIVGEGIDIHKLASSTRERKKRVYDMLETVGLSKEHANRYPHEFSGGQRQRIGIARALAVEPEFIIADEPISALDVSIQAQVVNLLLKLQREHGITFLFIAHDLSMVKYISDRIAVMHFGKIVELGPSDEIYHNPLHPYTKSLLSAIPQPDPDSEKERKRIVYKEDAAKNNERSLQEITPGHYVFVTNDEAKNLTADYTQTQL
- the opp3C gene encoding oligopeptide ABC transporter permease, yielding MAENNNNFENHEPSNAVMANASNAIMAEDFVRSNADIEKEPEIQRESKNFWQDAWSQLKRNKLAVVGMIGLIVIIILAFVGPMISSHGYADQNVQGRNLPPKVPVLDKVSFLPFDGEGAQGVNAYKEAGVKQNYWFGTDQLGRDLWTRTWQGTQVSLFIGVVAAILDIFIGVVYGAISGFFGGRIDNIMQRIIEIIASIPNLIVVILFVLIFEPSIWTIILAMAITGWIGMSRVVRGEFLKLKTQEFVLASKTLGSSKTKLIFKHILPNTLGSIVVTSMFTVPSAIFFEAFLSFIGIGVPAPKTSLGSLVNDGRSMLLINPHELFIPAIVLSLLILFFYLFSDGLRDAFDPKMRK
- the trpS gene encoding tryptophan--tRNA ligase, with translation METLFSGIQPSGIPTIGNYIGALKQFSEVQDNYNCYFCIVDQHAITVPQDRLKLRKQIRQLAAIYLASGIDPEKSTLFIQSEVPAHVQASWMLTTIASIGELERMTQFKDKSQKQVDGVPAGLLTYPPLMAADIVIYNTNIVPVGEDQKQHMELTRNLVDRFNSRYNDILIKPEIRMPKVGGRVMSLQDPTKKMSKSDDNQKNFISLLDEPNVAAKKIKSAVTDSDGVIKFDREQKPGITNLLSIYSSLTDESIDELVAKYKDSNYGTFKADLAEIVKEFLTTFQEKYNDYYNSDKLDDILDDGRDKAHKASFKTLKKMEKAMGLGRKR
- a CDS encoding DUF3899 domain-containing protein encodes the protein MQLFRKLIIWILLAPLFSCLIWIFSDKSFIDFLNILFYTSAVLSIITFVLIIVQDGVFDVTSYGFRKLKYQFSTKKQRASMSNDDFFNPQQVKKDNYVVTSWVKYAFLINLSYFAITIIISFLI